TACGGCGGCATCTGTTGCAAACAGACGCTTAAAGCCTTCCATTGAAGCGGCCATCTTAAGGTTTTCACCCTGCCGCTGACGCTGATAACGGTGAAGTACATATTCGCTCTGCCACATTTCACCGGCAGCCTGTGCATCAAGAATAACTTCCGCCAGCACTGCTGCATCCAGCAAACCCAGGTTTACCCCCTGACCGGCCAGCGGATGAATGGTATGCGCCGCATCACCGATAGCAGCAAAACCTGCCTGTACATACCGGCTGGCATGTCTCTGGCGTAATGGCACAGACATTCGCGGCTGTGCAGCAGTCACATTTCCTAAGCGCCCTTCTATCGCATGCTCCAGTGCCCGGCAAAATGCATCGTCGTCCAGTGTCATCAGTTCTGCAGCATGATCAGGAGAGGTCGACCAGACAATGGAACAGTGTTGATCATTCTTGCCTGAAACCGCTAGGTCTGAAACCGGCAGAAACGCTAACGGGCCGTCATCAGTAAACCGCTGCCAGCAGGTATGCTGATGGCCGTCTGCCACTTTTACAGTGGTAACGATTGCATGATGACCGTAATCCCATTCCCACATAGGTAAATCAGCCAGCCGGCGGGTATTAGACATTGCGCCGTCGGCAGCGATTACCAGCCCGGCTTTAAGCGTTGAACCATCGGCAAAACTTAAAGTGCGTAATTGTTGATTATTATCAGTTTCAATTTCAGACAACCCGGTGAGCCTGCTACCTGACTGCCACTCAATAGCCGGCATCGCCAGGCTTGCCTGATACAAGGCCGCCAGTGTTACCCGGTTCTCAACGATGTGGCCCAGATACTCTTCCTGCAATTCATGGCTGTTGAACTGAATGTTGCCGCTGCCTTCTCCGTCCCAGACATCCATACGTGTATATGGCGTAATCCGCATCTGTTGCATCAGAGGCCAGGCCGAAGTGCTTTGCAGTATCTGCTGTGAGGCAATTGTTAATGCGCTAACCCGGTTATCAAATGCATCGCTACGCTGTTGCTGTTCGGCTGAAATAAGGCTTTCGCGATCACTGTTGCGTGCTTCTATTACCCGTACAGTCAAACCGCTGTCGGCCAGCAGACAGGCCAGCGTCATACCGACCATGCCGGCACCGACAATCGCAATGTCGACCTGATCAGCCTGCTGCTGAGGTTGTTTCTTTTGCTGTAGTTTCTGGTCTTGCGAAAGTTCAGTCACAAAAAGCCTCTTAACTTTTGTTCGGCGCCGAATGCTCTGCAGGCGCTTTCGCCTGTAAGTCAGGTGCGGCGATATCTAATCCCATCGCGCTGCGGGCAAATACAGTTTTCATTAACGGGCAGCTATCCAGCATCTGTAAGCCAGCACTACGGCCCAGCGCCAAAAGTGGCTGATTATTAGAAAACAGCTTCATGGTCTGATCACTGAAGCCCACGGTTTTCTGCTGATCACCCCGCACCAGTTCCTGAAACAGCTGTAAATCACTCAACTGCCCTAAAGGCTCACCAGCTTGCCTGGCCTGAATAATGTATTCCGCTAAGCGAACAGCACCCCGTAATGCCAGGTTATACCCCTGCCCTGCTATCGGATGTAGCGCATGGGCGGCATTACCCAGTAATACCAGACCTTTACGGACCTGTTCTTCTGCAAATGTAAGCTTAAGCGGATAATGATGACGTTCACCGACACGCTGGAAATACCCCAACCGGTACCCAAAGGTATCCTGCAGGCGAGCCATAAACTCAGTGTCACTCAGTTCCAGTGTTTCTTCCAGCTGATCGGAGGGAACAGTCCATACCAGTGCTATTCGCGGTTCACCATTCTGATCTTCCAGCGGCAACAGTGCCATCGGACCATTGCGGGTAAAGCGTTCATAAGCGACACCCTGATGCGGCTGCCCAGGCGTCAGGTTGGTCACAATGGCATGTTGCTGGTAATCCTGCTGCTGGTAACCAATCCCCATTTGCTGACGTAATGTAGAGCGGCCACCATCAGCCATTACCACCAGCTCAGCCGTTAACTGAGATACCACTCCTTCCTGCTCCAGTTGCAGCTGCATGTGCTGCTCAGCTGACTGGATGCCAGTGACGGTTGCCGGACAGATAAAATCAATATTGGTCGCGTCGCTTTCCTGCAGGCGGGCCAGTAACACCTGGCCTAACCAGCGGTTTTCCACCACGTAGCCTAATGCTGGCACGCGTTCCTCTGAGGCGTGTAGGCGGGTAATACCAAAGCGCCCCTGATCTGATACATGTATATCGTTGATAGCAGCCAGATGCGTCTGTAATGCGTCCCAGATACCCATGCGTTCATAAATAACCCGGCTGCCATATGCCAGTGCGGTTGAGCGGGCATCATAGCTTGGCTGATACCCTTCAATCGCCGATTCAGGTAAGGCATGGGCTTCTACAATAGCAATTTTCAAATCCAGCGCATTACTCGCCTGAATCAGAGCTGCCGCCAGACTGGCGCCTACCATGCCGCCGCCAACAATGACGATATCGTAGTGCCTGTTCATCAGTTGTTTGCCTGTACTGCCATTAGCGTTTCAATATCCGCAACCTGCTTTGGTACACCGGCAGACAGTACTTCACAGCCGTCTTCAGTCACTACCACATCATCTTCAATGCGAATCCCTATGCCACGCCAGCGGGCGTCTACATCGGTGTTGTCCGGGGCGATATACAGCCCTGGTTCTACTGTCAGCACCATGCCCGGCTGTAACGGCCGCCATTCACCTGCCAGCTTATAGTCACCAACGTCATGTACATCCATCCCCAGCCAATGACCAAGACGGTGCATATAAAAATCCCGGTAAGCTTCAGACTTAATTAGCTCTTCAGTCTCACCTTTAAGAATGCCCAGTTCCACCAGCCCTTCGACCAGAATCTCAACGGAACGGTCATGCGGGTCCTGCCAGAGCACGCCTGGCTTAATCATGTCGATACAGGATAACTGTGCTTTCAGGACTAACTCGTAGAGGGCTTTTTGTTCCGGGCTAAAACGCCCTGATACCGGGAATGTCCGGGTGATATCACTGGCGTAATAATCCAGTTCAGCGCCGGCATCAATCAATACCAGATCACCGTCTTTCAGCGCTTCACTGTTTTCCACATAGTGCAGTACACAGGCATTTTCACCGCCACCGACAATGGCCGGGTAAGCAGGCTGCCGACAACCATTCATCGCAAAATGGAAATTCAACCGGGCTTCCAGCTGATATTCAGTCACACCCGGCTGGCAATTCTGCATCGCCTTACAGTGAGCCGCCGCAGAAATCCGGCCAGCTTCACGCATGACGGCTATTTCCGCATCAGACTTAAACAGCCGCATTTCATGCAACAATCCGTCTAACTGCTGAATACCAGTCGGTACCTGCTTGCCCTGACGCTTAGCCATGCGCAGGCTGTCCCGCCAGGATCGGACCTGAGCATCCAGCTGAGTTTTATCTGACCCGTAGAAAATCTGATCGCAGCCCTGCATCAGTTTAGGCATTTGCTTGTCTTGCTCTTCATTCGCAAACGCAAGATCTACACCCAGTTCAGCCACAGCCCGTTCCGGCCCTAACCGATAGCCATGCCAGATTTCCATGGTTTTATCCCGCTCACGGCAAAACAGTACCGTTTGCGGGTTCTTGCCAGCGAGCAATACCAAGAGCGCATCCGGCTCATCAAAACCTGTCAGGTAATAGAAATCGCTATCCTGACGGAAAGGAAACTCAACATCTGAATTACGCGGCTGCATCGTTGCCGCAGGTATAAGTGCAATACTTCCGGCAGGCAAGCTGCTAAGTAAACGCTGGCGGCGTTCTGCAAATTCATCACGGGGTATAGAGGTCATACGGGTCATAGTTAGCCTCGGCAGTCATCAGTACTGATTATCCGGCATCAGCGGCTATCCCAGACAGCCGCCCTGAAAATTCCTGACTTAGTGCAGCACTGGCTGCTGTGGATCAGAGTCACCATTGTCTTCCACAGGGTGCGATTCGCTGAAAAACATCAGTGTCGCCATACGCACGTATTCCTGCAGTTCCATCAGACCATTTTCATTGTCTTCTTCTGCTTCATCCTGATCCAGCTCAACCCAGGAGATTTGCTCCAGATCACGCAGTGCTTCAAGCTGATCGTCATTCAGGCTGCTATTGGTATGTGCACCATTGAGACCAAAACCAACCAGAAAACCCTGACACCAGCTACCCAGTGCCGTAACCCGTTCATTCAGGGATAAGTCGTCATCCGGTAGCAGTAAGCGGAAAGTAAAATCTGCATTTTTCATCTGGCTCAGTACACCTTCATACAGATCTACCAAAGCAATACGGGAGCTTTCGTGTTTCAGCGCACTGACATCCATCATCTCCAGTGCTGCAAACATCCAGCGCTCCTGGGTGAAATCTGCGCCTGCGGTCAAATAACCACACAATAAACCGTGCACCTCTGCGGCAGTCACAGACATGCTGTCTTCTGCAATCAGTACATCTGCAATTTCATAATATTCAGGAATAAAATCTTCAGGAGAGTTTTCGACACTCATAAGTCTTCTCTGTCTGGCTGCGGAAAAACCGCCAAAAATAAATTACCGCCACAGAGCACTGTAAAAACAATAAGATAGCCGAAGAATTAAGGGCATTGCCATGTATCGGCAGAGTAGCAGTAAGCACCTGTAAGCCCTATGCCACAACGGCTATTCAAAATGACAGGAATTCTGTTGCGAAGATGTTCTACATCCTAGCATTAACAGGTAGCATTCTCTATGCGGGCAGCCCGGTGAGCCAGTGAATTTGTTCCGGTCGTTGCATTCGTCTTTAAAGCTATGTTAAACAAGAGCCTTTTACCTCCGGTAACCGTTATGAGCGAGCAAGATCTGCGCACCCTTGAGAGCCAAGTCGAGCAACTGATCCAGTACTGTCAAAGACTGGAACTGGAAAACCGTCGCCTGCACCGGTCGGAAACCCAGCTGAAAGAAGAACGTAACCGTTTACAACAGCTGCACAATGACACCCGGAAACGGGTCGATGCCATGATCACCCGTCTGAAATCACTGGAACAGGAAGCATGAGTAAAGCTAAAAATGTCGCGGTAAAACTGCTCGAAAAAGAGTACGTGATCGCCTGTCCGGAAGAAGCTGAAGCAGAATTACAACAGGCAGCGGCGCACTTAAACAGTAAATTACTGGAAATTAAATCCTCCGGGAAAATTATCGGTATGGAGCGCATCGCAATTATGGCAGCGCTGAATATCTCACATGAATATATCGCTTTCAGACAACAACAGCCTGAAAATTTAAGTGATAATATCAAAAGCTTAAGTGACAAAATCCAGGCGACTCTGGATGCTGCAAAACAACAGGACTAGCCCTTTTATACACTGTCTTCCGGCCTGAAAAACACACTCTGCAAATAACACAGATTTAGTTTTTTTCAAGAGCTGACATTCGGTCTTTCAAGAGTATAATGGCTCGCAGCTCCCCAGGGTTTCTCGGTCGATTGGTTACGTCCCTTGAGCCGATAAACACACTTCCGGAAGCTTCTCGAATAACTGGTGTGCATGTCCGCATGACGGAAAGCCTAATGTTATTCAGGGGCTACCACCTTGAACCTTCGGGTTCAGGGCCACAACCAACGCTTATTGCCCTGGGGAGTCATATTTGCGTATGAACCAATCTGTATCTACTGCCGATTACCGCCAGAATTTGCGCCGCGAAATGCGCCGTAAACGTCGCGGTCTTTCCGAACAGCAACATAAACACGCCGCTCAGGGTCTGTTGCGCACTATTCGTCGCCTTCCTGCTTTCAAGAAAAGTAAAAATGTTGCCATTTACCTCGCCAGTGACGGTGAAATCGACGCTAAGCCTATTATCGACTTATGCTGGTCTCTGGGTAAAAACTGCTACCTGCCTATCCTGCATCCGGTAAAACATAACCGTTTATGGTTTATGCCTTATACCCGTCGCACCCGTTTGCATAACAACAAGTACAAGATTCTTGAGCCTGCTGAAGTGAAGCAGCCAAGACGCCCTGCATGGGCGATGGATCTGGTGTTGTTGCCACTGGTTGCTTTTGACCCTAAGGGCGGACGCCTGGGAATGGGTGGCGGCTACTACGACCGGACATTCTCTTTTAAACAGAAATGGCGTCAGGGCGGTGGCACTAAAATGATTGGCCTGGCACACGACTTACAGAAAGTAGAAAAACTGGAGATAGCCAGCTGGGATATTCCGCTGGAAGGTATCGCTTCAGATAAAGCGTTTTACAGCAGTAAATAAAATATTTGTCAGGAATTTAGAAGGGAGTGCCGGCCTGCTGTCTGATACAGCCCCGGCATGACTCAATAGCAAAACTAACTATCGGCATCAGGAAAGGTAAGATTGATTAGCCGTTAAATGCCTGACTTACAACAGATATCAGCTCAATATCACTATTGGTTACGCCAGTAATGACTGTCCCCAATACAAATACCGCAACCAGAATCACCATTATATCTGGTCCTTTCTTCATGGTATTTTCGCCCTCTCATACTTTTGGCACTAAAAAAAATAGCGGGTAAGTTTTCCATAACAGGAAATATTTGCAAGCTTTTCCCTGCAATTACCCAATATATATCGACAAGTTTATACCAATATTTAGAAAAAAATAATAACTTTAGTGACTTAGCGCCACTTTCTAATTCATTTTAGGACTATTTTCACACAAATCATTAAAATAACTGGCAAACTTAAGCAAGCCAATAAAGTTTGCACAGAAATAATCGCCGCCATGGTTTCACTGTCGCCGCCTAACTGGCGCGATAAGATATAAGCAGAGGGAGCAGTCGGTAAGGCACTGAAAATTATGAGAGTTATTGCCACTCTATAATCTTCGACAAACAACCACGCCAACCCTAACATCGACAGGGGCATCAATAATAACTTCAACATACAGCTCAGTAATAAAGCTGAAGATGGCTTTTTGAGTGTATCCAGTCTTAAACCGGCTCCGACACACAGCAC
The DNA window shown above is from Aliamphritea ceti and carries:
- a CDS encoding FAD-dependent monooxygenase, translating into MTELSQDQKLQQKKQPQQQADQVDIAIVGAGMVGMTLACLLADSGLTVRVIEARNSDRESLISAEQQQRSDAFDNRVSALTIASQQILQSTSAWPLMQQMRITPYTRMDVWDGEGSGNIQFNSHELQEEYLGHIVENRVTLAALYQASLAMPAIEWQSGSRLTGLSEIETDNNQQLRTLSFADGSTLKAGLVIAADGAMSNTRRLADLPMWEWDYGHHAIVTTVKVADGHQHTCWQRFTDDGPLAFLPVSDLAVSGKNDQHCSIVWSTSPDHAAELMTLDDDAFCRALEHAIEGRLGNVTAAQPRMSVPLRQRHASRYVQAGFAAIGDAAHTIHPLAGQGVNLGLLDAAVLAEVILDAQAAGEMWQSEYVLHRYQRQRQGENLKMAASMEGFKRLFATDAAVPRLLRNVGMSLMNKTPMIKNHVVQQAMGLSGNLPRFARRS
- the ubiH gene encoding 2-octaprenyl-6-methoxyphenyl hydroxylase codes for the protein MNRHYDIVIVGGGMVGASLAAALIQASNALDLKIAIVEAHALPESAIEGYQPSYDARSTALAYGSRVIYERMGIWDALQTHLAAINDIHVSDQGRFGITRLHASEERVPALGYVVENRWLGQVLLARLQESDATNIDFICPATVTGIQSAEQHMQLQLEQEGVVSQLTAELVVMADGGRSTLRQQMGIGYQQQDYQQHAIVTNLTPGQPHQGVAYERFTRNGPMALLPLEDQNGEPRIALVWTVPSDQLEETLELSDTEFMARLQDTFGYRLGYFQRVGERHHYPLKLTFAEEQVRKGLVLLGNAAHALHPIAGQGYNLALRGAVRLAEYIIQARQAGEPLGQLSDLQLFQELVRGDQQKTVGFSDQTMKLFSNNQPLLALGRSAGLQMLDSCPLMKTVFARSAMGLDIAAPDLQAKAPAEHSAPNKS
- the pepP gene encoding Xaa-Pro aminopeptidase is translated as MTRMTSIPRDEFAERRQRLLSSLPAGSIALIPAATMQPRNSDVEFPFRQDSDFYYLTGFDEPDALLVLLAGKNPQTVLFCRERDKTMEIWHGYRLGPERAVAELGVDLAFANEEQDKQMPKLMQGCDQIFYGSDKTQLDAQVRSWRDSLRMAKRQGKQVPTGIQQLDGLLHEMRLFKSDAEIAVMREAGRISAAAHCKAMQNCQPGVTEYQLEARLNFHFAMNGCRQPAYPAIVGGGENACVLHYVENSEALKDGDLVLIDAGAELDYYASDITRTFPVSGRFSPEQKALYELVLKAQLSCIDMIKPGVLWQDPHDRSVEILVEGLVELGILKGETEELIKSEAYRDFYMHRLGHWLGMDVHDVGDYKLAGEWRPLQPGMVLTVEPGLYIAPDNTDVDARWRGIGIRIEDDVVVTEDGCEVLSAGVPKQVADIETLMAVQANN
- a CDS encoding UPF0149 family protein, which translates into the protein MSVENSPEDFIPEYYEIADVLIAEDSMSVTAAEVHGLLCGYLTAGADFTQERWMFAALEMMDVSALKHESSRIALVDLYEGVLSQMKNADFTFRLLLPDDDLSLNERVTALGSWCQGFLVGFGLNGAHTNSSLNDDQLEALRDLEQISWVELDQDEAEEDNENGLMELQEYVRMATLMFFSESHPVEDNGDSDPQQPVLH
- a CDS encoding TIGR02449 family protein, whose product is MSEQDLRTLESQVEQLIQYCQRLELENRRLHRSETQLKEERNRLQQLHNDTRKRVDAMITRLKSLEQEA
- a CDS encoding cell division protein ZapA — translated: MSKAKNVAVKLLEKEYVIACPEEAEAELQQAAAHLNSKLLEIKSSGKIIGMERIAIMAALNISHEYIAFRQQQPENLSDNIKSLSDKIQATLDAAKQQD
- a CDS encoding 5-formyltetrahydrofolate cyclo-ligase; this translates as MNQSVSTADYRQNLRREMRRKRRGLSEQQHKHAAQGLLRTIRRLPAFKKSKNVAIYLASDGEIDAKPIIDLCWSLGKNCYLPILHPVKHNRLWFMPYTRRTRLHNNKYKILEPAEVKQPRRPAWAMDLVLLPLVAFDPKGGRLGMGGGYYDRTFSFKQKWRQGGGTKMIGLAHDLQKVEKLEIASWDIPLEGIASDKAFYSSK